In the genome of Pseudoalteromonas xiamenensis, the window CAATTCGATAATTGCATGATGTCGAGAAATCGTCGGCTTATCAATGATGGTATCAACGCTTAATTTCTGTCTGCCAACGGTATGGTAGCTCTTTAGATATACCTTTTCTAATTTCTGTTCATCAATTAAGTAAGCCATTGAAATTCCTTCTATCTAAAAATAGCGCCTTTTTTGTATACGCCGCTTGGTCGGCATTGTTATTCGAGGCTACCATATCGTTAATGGAGAGTATCAATCAAATTGATTCTTGCTGTCTTGACCAGATGATACCGTAATTTTGTTGATTATACGATTACAGCGGATTACACCATGATTGTTTCAAATTAGCGCTTTTTTTACTTGCGACCAAAAAAAGGATGGACCATATTTTAATCAGAAGGACCACGAAATTTTCCTTTCCCTTCTTTTTTTGCAGTGATTTGAAAGGCACTGCACTGCCGCTAAGGAGTACCGTTATGGGTGAATACCGCGCAATTAAAACCATAAAACTAGACGAGGTTTTCCAGTTTTGCGACCACTATGATTCTGAACCGCTTTCACTATCGAGTTCAGCGCTTAAAGTCGTTACAGATTTCACTCGTAGACAACCTCAAGTCATCATGAAAGATGTGGATGTAGACCATGCGTTGTATATGATGATAAATGGGCATGTAAGATCGAAGTTGGTTATTGATCACGATGATACGTTTCTTGGCGTGATCACCGCGAAAGATTTAACGGGTCGAAAAGTATTAGCAACAGCACAAAAGAAAAGCTTAGGTCGTGCTGATTTAACGGTAGAAGACATGATGACTAAGCGATTTGAGCTTCAAGCAATGCCATATCGTCTTGTGGAATCAGCAAAAATTGGCGACGTCGTTGAAACACTTCAAGATATAGGTCAACAACATGTGTTATTGGTTGACGACAAAGGCGCATTGCGAGGTATGATTTCGGCAAGTGACATTGCAAGAGCATTGCACATGCCGGTGAATATCTTAGAAAAAGCTCGGTCATTTAAGTCGATTTTCGAAATTATCCACGATAGAGAAGAATTAGACGCCTAGCAAAATCTATTTAGATACAGGTTGGAGAGCGCCAACCTGTATTGTTCAGCCAAATTCGCGTTTACGCTATTGCACTTCTCGATTTAATTGTCCCACGTAATTTAGTGCACCAACAATTGCAGCAACTTGCCCCGCAATACAGTTTTCTGGCGTGGAAAGTTCACCATCTGGGTAAACTTCTGTCGTTGTGACATAAGGAGCATTAGTTACGCCCATGCAAAGTCCCAACTTTGTACCGTCATAATTGATGACGCCA includes:
- a CDS encoding CBS domain-containing protein, which codes for MGEYRAIKTIKLDEVFQFCDHYDSEPLSLSSSALKVVTDFTRRQPQVIMKDVDVDHALYMMINGHVRSKLVIDHDDTFLGVITAKDLTGRKVLATAQKKSLGRADLTVEDMMTKRFELQAMPYRLVESAKIGDVVETLQDIGQQHVLLVDDKGALRGMISASDIARALHMPVNILEKARSFKSIFEIIHDREELDA